In a single window of the Nocardioides sp. L-11A genome:
- a CDS encoding TetR family transcriptional regulator, whose protein sequence is MDEQVDTAPAGRRAGRTRDADRSRAAILDAAEQLFADLGFQGASLAAIADRATVSVGLPAYFFGSKEALHDAVLHRVFDRRNAALDEVATRAEQVLDDDPEAGEEALRLLIRGYVDFLLSNPTFVWLLTRDALEHAGRREELPRHDQRFADRMVAVMTRAGVAEAALAPEQLFLSLIGMCYFPLEHDATIVAGMGQRGWTRAFQDRRVDHIVRLLLHQIP, encoded by the coding sequence ATGGACGAGCAGGTGGACACGGCGCCGGCCGGGCGGCGCGCGGGCCGGACCCGCGACGCGGACCGGTCGCGGGCCGCGATCCTCGACGCCGCCGAGCAGCTCTTCGCCGATCTCGGCTTCCAGGGCGCCTCGCTGGCCGCGATCGCGGACCGCGCCACCGTCTCGGTCGGACTGCCCGCCTACTTCTTCGGCTCCAAGGAAGCACTGCACGACGCCGTGCTGCACCGGGTGTTCGACCGGCGCAACGCGGCGCTCGACGAGGTGGCGACCCGGGCGGAGCAGGTCCTGGACGACGATCCCGAGGCGGGCGAGGAGGCATTGCGCCTGCTCATCCGCGGCTACGTCGACTTCCTGCTGTCCAACCCCACCTTCGTCTGGCTGCTGACCCGCGACGCCCTGGAGCACGCGGGACGGCGCGAGGAGCTGCCCCGCCACGACCAGCGCTTCGCGGACCGGATGGTCGCGGTGATGACCCGAGCGGGGGTCGCCGAGGCGGCCCTCGCCCCCGAGCAGCTCTTCCTGAGCCTGATCGGCATGTGCTACTTCCCCCTCGAGCACGACGCCACGATCGTCGCGGGCATGGGCCAGCGCGGCTGGACCCGGGCGTTCCAGGACCGGCGCGTGGACCACATCGTGCGGCTGCTCCTGCACCAGATCCCGTAG
- a CDS encoding MBL fold metallo-hydrolase translates to MFTIEPLVVAYGPHREKSRFTYMHNAGVPIDIPYVAWLVRGQGFAALVDVGCSADDYNQHIRPVDRELVHVGQVFADVVDVKPIESHLRERGMKPSDIDVTILTHLDWDHCMTMEPFGDSEILVQREEWQRTPSHEMFATSFAPAEHYQRIEDMGLTQLDGDHQIADGFDLLLTPGHTHGGQSAVVKTSEGTYVIAGMCVLKENFYPSEEEAEHFQVIPPGGHTDLFQAYDQMVRLKELGGDNVLPLHMTEAFDLGRIGTLPD, encoded by the coding sequence ATGTTCACCATCGAGCCGCTGGTCGTGGCCTACGGCCCGCACCGCGAGAAGAGCCGGTTCACGTACATGCACAACGCCGGCGTGCCCATCGACATCCCCTATGTCGCGTGGCTGGTGCGGGGCCAGGGATTCGCCGCCCTGGTCGATGTCGGGTGCAGTGCCGACGACTACAACCAGCACATCCGCCCGGTGGACCGCGAGCTGGTGCACGTCGGCCAGGTCTTCGCCGACGTCGTCGACGTCAAGCCCATCGAGTCCCACCTGCGTGAGCGGGGGATGAAGCCCTCCGACATCGACGTCACCATCCTGACCCATCTCGACTGGGACCACTGCATGACGATGGAGCCCTTCGGCGACAGCGAGATCCTGGTCCAGCGCGAGGAGTGGCAGCGCACGCCGTCGCACGAGATGTTCGCGACCTCCTTCGCCCCGGCCGAGCACTACCAGCGCATCGAGGACATGGGCCTGACCCAGCTCGACGGCGACCACCAGATCGCCGACGGCTTCGACCTCCTGCTCACGCCGGGCCACACCCACGGCGGTCAGTCGGCGGTGGTCAAGACCTCGGAGGGCACCTATGTCATCGCCGGCATGTGCGTGCTCAAGGAGAACTTCTACCCCTCCGAGGAGGAGGCCGAGCACTTCCAGGTCATCCCGCCCGGAGGTCACACCGACCTCTTCCAGGCCTACGACCAGATGGTGCGTCTCAAGGAGCTGGGCGGCGACAACGTGCTGCCCCTGCACATGACCGAGGCCTTCGACCTCGGCCGGATCGGCACCCTGCCCGACTGA
- a CDS encoding VOC family protein, with protein sequence MAETPALPGLRRIHHVAFAEEEGAALVGRLQELFGLDVDSEESAAGFVERMLPVGECHLQALEATGEGVVRSSLSRRGPGLHHVAFEVDDLAGVLRHLSDNGVELIDRHPRPGGGGHLIAFAHPRSFGGVLVEFVEASPSARP encoded by the coding sequence ATGGCTGAGACGCCGGCGCTGCCCGGGCTGCGGCGGATCCACCATGTCGCGTTCGCCGAGGAGGAGGGCGCCGCGCTGGTGGGGCGGCTGCAGGAGCTGTTCGGCCTCGACGTCGACAGCGAGGAGTCCGCGGCCGGCTTCGTCGAGCGGATGCTCCCCGTGGGCGAGTGCCATCTGCAGGCTCTGGAGGCGACGGGCGAGGGGGTCGTGCGCAGCTCGCTCTCCCGCCGCGGTCCCGGACTGCACCACGTCGCGTTCGAGGTCGACGACCTCGCGGGAGTCCTCCGTCATCTCAGCGACAACGGCGTCGAGCTGATCGATCGGCACCCGCGGCCGGGCGGCGGCGGTCATCTGATCGCCTTCGCGCATCCGCGCTCCTTCGGCGGCGTCCTGGTCGAGTTCGTCGAGGCGTCGCCGTCCGCGCGCCCCTAG
- a CDS encoding aminobutyraldehyde dehydrogenase, which produces MSVAPTPFANLVDGQQVEAASGARIPVVDPSTGEAFTTAPDSGREDVDRAVAAATRAARTWGETTPAHRSGLLLALADAIAEHRDAFVADDSRNAGKPIGTVGDEVDGGLDSLRYFAGAARVLEGRSAGEYLPGATSLVRREPVGVVGQIAPWNYPLMMALWKIGPALAAGNTIVLKPAPLTPVSTLRLAAVAAEVLPPGVLNVVAGGNDVGAAIVEHPDVAMVALTGSVGTGRAIARAAANTLKRVHLELGGKAPVVVFDDADVAAAAAAVVGGGFWNAGQDCTAATRVLVTPARYDELVAEVVRGARSLVIGDPSDPATTLGPLISGSQRARVAGLVDGRGRGVEVLTGGAAPERPGFYYEPTVVAGATDADDLIQQEIFGPVVTIQRVADEEEAVRAANATPYGLVASVWTQDVGRAMRMTKALRFGTVWVNDHFPVTPEMPFGGCKQSGYGKDLSSYALEEYTFVKHVLLRHG; this is translated from the coding sequence ATGAGTGTCGCACCCACCCCGTTCGCCAACCTGGTCGACGGGCAGCAGGTCGAGGCCGCCTCCGGAGCACGGATCCCTGTCGTGGACCCCTCCACGGGGGAGGCCTTCACCACCGCGCCCGACTCGGGGCGCGAGGACGTCGATCGCGCCGTCGCCGCCGCGACCAGGGCGGCCCGCACCTGGGGAGAGACGACGCCCGCCCATCGGTCCGGACTGCTGCTCGCACTGGCCGACGCCATCGCCGAGCATCGCGACGCGTTCGTGGCGGACGACTCCCGGAACGCGGGGAAGCCGATCGGCACCGTGGGCGACGAGGTCGACGGCGGGCTCGACAGCCTGCGCTACTTCGCGGGCGCGGCGCGCGTGCTGGAGGGCAGGAGTGCGGGGGAGTACCTGCCGGGCGCGACCTCACTGGTACGGCGCGAGCCGGTCGGCGTGGTCGGGCAGATCGCCCCGTGGAACTACCCCCTGATGATGGCACTGTGGAAGATCGGTCCGGCGCTGGCGGCCGGGAACACCATCGTGCTCAAGCCGGCTCCACTGACCCCGGTCTCGACGCTGCGCCTCGCCGCGGTGGCCGCCGAGGTCCTCCCCCCGGGCGTGCTGAACGTGGTCGCCGGCGGCAACGACGTCGGCGCCGCCATCGTGGAGCATCCGGATGTGGCGATGGTCGCGCTGACCGGCTCGGTCGGGACCGGCCGGGCGATCGCCCGAGCGGCGGCGAACACCCTGAAGCGGGTGCACCTCGAGCTGGGCGGCAAGGCGCCGGTGGTGGTCTTCGACGACGCCGACGTCGCGGCGGCCGCCGCCGCGGTCGTGGGCGGCGGCTTCTGGAACGCCGGGCAGGACTGCACCGCCGCGACCCGGGTCCTGGTGACCCCGGCGCGCTACGACGAGCTGGTCGCGGAGGTCGTCCGCGGTGCGCGGAGCCTGGTCATCGGCGACCCGTCGGACCCGGCGACGACCCTCGGCCCCCTCATCAGCGGTTCCCAGCGCGCCCGGGTCGCGGGCCTGGTCGACGGGCGGGGGCGCGGGGTCGAGGTGCTCACGGGCGGCGCCGCGCCCGAGCGGCCGGGCTTCTACTACGAGCCGACGGTCGTCGCGGGTGCGACCGACGCCGACGACCTGATCCAGCAGGAGATCTTCGGGCCGGTCGTGACGATCCAGCGGGTGGCCGACGAGGAGGAGGCGGTCCGCGCGGCCAACGCGACGCCGTACGGCCTGGTCGCGTCGGTCTGGACCCAGGACGTGGGTCGGGCGATGCGGATGACGAAGGCCCTGAGGTTCGGGACGGTCTGGGTCAACGACCACTTCCCGGTGACCCCGGAGATGCCCTTCGGCGGCTGCAAGCAGTCGGGCTACGGCAAGGACCTGTCGAGCTATGCGCTGGAGGAGTACACCTTCGTCAAGCACGTCCTCCTCCGTCATGGCTGA
- a CDS encoding sulfurtransferase — protein sequence MDLYLDPSALAALLDRPGTCDIRVVDTRASLADGPRGRDLWAAGHIPGAVHADWLDDWGTTVDGVEGMLPEAEEFAAAMSRLGIGDDTLVVAYDDNELFTASRLAWALLHHGHERVAVLDGGLPAWERSGRVVTGEASALEPAVFTVRPGCGLRRTMAEVRALVDRGDVRLVDCRMEETFSTSAGRIPGATRLPAPALVGGEGRFKRGEEVVALAAAAGIESDGPTLLYCGGGVSAAAVLVALRAAGFADLSLYDGSWSEWSRHEENPVEEHA from the coding sequence GTGGACCTCTATCTCGATCCGAGTGCGCTGGCGGCGCTGCTCGACCGACCCGGCACCTGCGACATCCGGGTCGTCGACACCCGCGCGTCCCTCGCCGACGGCCCCCGTGGCCGGGACCTGTGGGCCGCCGGGCACATCCCGGGCGCGGTCCACGCGGACTGGCTCGACGACTGGGGCACGACCGTCGACGGCGTCGAGGGGATGCTGCCCGAGGCGGAGGAGTTCGCCGCGGCGATGTCGCGGCTCGGCATCGGCGACGACACGCTCGTCGTCGCCTACGACGACAACGAGCTCTTCACCGCCTCGCGCCTGGCCTGGGCGCTGCTGCACCACGGCCACGAGCGGGTCGCTGTCCTGGACGGCGGCCTGCCCGCGTGGGAGCGGTCCGGTCGGGTGGTGACCGGTGAGGCCTCCGCCCTGGAGCCGGCCGTCTTCACCGTGCGACCGGGGTGCGGACTGCGCCGGACGATGGCCGAGGTCCGCGCGCTCGTGGACCGCGGCGACGTACGCCTGGTCGACTGCCGGATGGAGGAGACCTTCTCGACCTCGGCCGGACGGATCCCGGGTGCCACGCGGCTGCCGGCACCGGCACTGGTCGGCGGCGAAGGGCGCTTCAAGCGGGGCGAGGAGGTGGTCGCGCTGGCTGCCGCCGCCGGAATCGAAAGCGACGGACCGACGCTCCTCTACTGCGGCGGCGGGGTCTCCGCGGCCGCCGTGCTCGTCGCGCTGCGGGCGGCCGGATTCGCTGACCTGTCGCTGTACGACGGCTCGTGGTCGGAGTGGTCGCGCCACGAGGAGAACCCGGTGGAGGAGCACGCATGA
- a CDS encoding (2Fe-2S)-binding protein gives MTEAMGSVETTIVLNGAEVTGHAPADTTLLRWLREQAHAYEVKEGCNEGTCGTCTVLVDGRATTGCTTLAVQAAGGEVETSVSLSEGDELSPLQASFWEHGAAQCGFCTQGMLMSAVELLRSGEDVTPASVREHLHGNLCRCTGYQAIVDAVVRAASEGATR, from the coding sequence GTGACCGAGGCGATGGGAAGCGTGGAGACCACGATCGTCCTGAACGGCGCGGAGGTCACCGGGCATGCGCCGGCGGACACCACGCTGCTGCGCTGGCTGCGCGAGCAGGCCCACGCCTACGAGGTCAAGGAGGGCTGCAACGAGGGGACCTGCGGCACGTGCACCGTCCTCGTCGACGGCCGTGCGACGACCGGCTGCACGACCCTCGCGGTCCAGGCCGCGGGCGGCGAGGTGGAGACCAGTGTGTCGCTGTCCGAGGGCGACGAGCTGAGTCCGCTGCAGGCCAGCTTCTGGGAGCACGGGGCCGCGCAGTGCGGCTTCTGCACCCAGGGCATGCTGATGTCGGCGGTCGAGCTGCTGCGCTCGGGCGAGGACGTCACCCCCGCGTCCGTGCGCGAGCACCTGCACGGCAACCTGTGTCGCTGCACGGGCTATCAGGCCATCGTCGATGCCGTGGTCCGCGCGGCCAGCGAGGGGGCGACCCGATGA
- a CDS encoding SRPBCC family protein, with translation MRIDNRFTVPATPDRAWAFLTDLARVAPCLPGAMVDSVAEDVLCGRVALRIGPMSMTYAGEAAFVVKDDVNRIATIRAGGRDGRGGGAVKATIKASLIEVPGGSEVNLTTELALTGRVAQLGQGPIKDVSAKLMGQFADCLATRIDLPAGTDATDADAAAPAPVEPIDLLDSSLMPPRALAGGAAALAAVVALCVLLGRRRRADGGS, from the coding sequence GTGCGCATCGACAACAGGTTCACCGTCCCAGCCACCCCGGACCGGGCCTGGGCATTCCTCACCGACCTCGCCCGGGTCGCACCCTGTCTCCCCGGCGCCATGGTCGACTCCGTCGCCGAGGATGTGCTCTGCGGTCGCGTCGCGCTCCGCATCGGGCCGATGAGCATGACCTACGCCGGCGAGGCGGCCTTCGTGGTGAAGGACGACGTCAACCGGATCGCGACGATCCGTGCCGGCGGTCGCGACGGCCGCGGTGGCGGCGCGGTGAAGGCGACGATCAAGGCCTCGCTGATCGAGGTCCCCGGCGGGTCGGAGGTGAACCTGACGACCGAGCTGGCGCTCACCGGCCGGGTCGCCCAGCTCGGCCAGGGACCGATCAAGGACGTCAGCGCCAAGCTGATGGGCCAGTTCGCGGACTGTCTCGCGACGAGGATCGACCTGCCCGCGGGGACCGACGCGACCGATGCCGACGCGGCCGCGCCGGCACCCGTCGAGCCGATCGACCTGCTCGACTCGTCGCTGATGCCGCCCCGGGCGCTCGCCGGCGGGGCCGCGGCCCTGGCGGCGGTCGTGGCGCTCTGCGTGCTGCTCGGTCGACGTCGGCGCGCGGACGGGGGCAGCTGA
- a CDS encoding AMP-binding protein — protein sequence MDDRRWTTLYTDAVGRAEPTSAPSLTEAWRARVARHPDAPAIAYFDTVLTAREVDELSDALAAGFHSLGTRRGDRVGIYLQNIPQFALCLLALWKLGATGLVLNPMYRGQELRHLVDDADAIGIVCADADVPDAAATLTGSSVEWMVSTSPLAFQSRHDPRVFPDGGRRLTAAEYDLEELIAEFRGIGPRAATQSGEDVALLTYTSGTTGPPKGAMNTHANLLAVTGTYATWIELRPGDAVYAMAPLFHITGAVINATIALLHDALLVMTNRFDPAVAIDAFREHRVTFTIGSITAFNAIAQLPHASREHFASLRSVYSGGAPIPPSTIERFRERFGVYIHNIYGMTETSSGVIAVPLGAQAPVDEASGTLSVGVPLPGLDARVVDSSGRVLPAGEQGELVLRGPQIVPGYWRRPEETAAAIPEGWLHTGDGAIIDAEGWVYLVDRLKDQINTSGYKVWPREVEDTLYAHPAVHEVAVVGVPDDYRGEVVVAHVSLKAGALAAPEELIAFARDRLAAYKCPRVVQVVADLPKTQTGKIRRNVLREQEAARVDPRTTRS from the coding sequence ATGGACGACAGGCGCTGGACCACCCTCTACACCGACGCGGTCGGCCGGGCGGAGCCCACGTCCGCACCGTCGCTGACCGAGGCCTGGCGCGCCCGGGTCGCGCGTCACCCGGACGCGCCCGCGATCGCCTACTTCGACACCGTCCTGACCGCACGCGAGGTCGACGAGCTCTCCGACGCCCTGGCCGCGGGCTTCCACTCCCTCGGCACCCGCCGGGGCGACCGGGTCGGCATCTACCTGCAGAACATCCCACAGTTCGCGCTGTGCCTCCTCGCCCTCTGGAAGCTCGGCGCGACCGGCCTGGTACTGAACCCGATGTATCGCGGCCAGGAGCTGCGCCACCTGGTCGACGACGCGGACGCCATCGGCATCGTGTGCGCCGACGCCGACGTACCCGACGCGGCGGCGACCCTGACCGGCAGCTCGGTGGAGTGGATGGTCAGCACCAGTCCCCTCGCCTTCCAGTCCCGCCACGACCCCCGCGTTTTCCCCGACGGCGGCCGGCGGCTCACCGCGGCCGAGTACGACCTCGAGGAGCTGATCGCCGAGTTCCGCGGGATCGGACCGCGGGCAGCGACGCAGAGCGGCGAGGACGTCGCCCTGTTGACCTACACGTCCGGGACCACCGGCCCGCCGAAGGGCGCCATGAACACCCACGCCAACCTGCTGGCGGTCACCGGGACCTACGCCACCTGGATCGAGCTGCGGCCCGGCGACGCGGTCTATGCCATGGCCCCGCTCTTCCACATCACCGGAGCGGTCATCAACGCGACGATCGCGCTGCTGCACGATGCTCTGCTGGTGATGACCAACCGCTTCGACCCCGCGGTCGCGATCGACGCCTTCAGGGAGCACCGGGTGACCTTCACGATCGGCTCGATCACGGCGTTCAACGCCATCGCCCAGCTCCCCCACGCCTCCCGCGAGCACTTCGCCTCGCTGCGGTCGGTCTACAGCGGCGGAGCACCGATCCCGCCCTCGACCATCGAGCGCTTCCGTGAGCGCTTCGGCGTCTACATCCACAACATCTACGGGATGACGGAGACCTCCTCCGGGGTGATCGCGGTGCCCCTCGGCGCCCAGGCGCCCGTCGACGAGGCCAGCGGCACCCTGTCGGTGGGGGTCCCGCTCCCGGGCCTCGACGCCCGCGTGGTGGACTCCTCCGGACGCGTCCTGCCCGCCGGCGAGCAGGGGGAGCTGGTGCTCCGCGGGCCCCAGATCGTCCCTGGCTACTGGCGCAGGCCCGAGGAGACGGCAGCCGCCATCCCCGAGGGCTGGCTGCACACCGGGGACGGGGCGATCATCGACGCCGAGGGCTGGGTGTACCTCGTCGATCGGCTCAAGGACCAGATCAACACCTCGGGCTACAAGGTCTGGCCACGCGAGGTGGAGGACACCCTCTACGCGCACCCCGCGGTGCACGAGGTCGCCGTGGTCGGCGTCCCGGACGACTATCGCGGGGAGGTGGTGGTGGCCCACGTGTCGCTGAAGGCCGGAGCCCTGGCCGCTCCCGAGGAGCTGATCGCGTTCGCCCGCGACCGGCTCGCGGCGTACAAGTGTCCCCGGGTCGTGCAGGTCGTCGCCGACCTCCCGAAGACGCAGACCGGCAAGATCCGGCGCAACGTGCTGCGCGAGCAGGAGGCGGCCCGCGTCGACCCCCGCACCACCAGGTCCTAG
- a CDS encoding xanthine dehydrogenase family protein subunit M codes for MSDVLTTMAYERARSVPEALVLLAEGGEDARPISGGQSLVPMMNLGLAAPAFLVDVSTIPALRTLAIEGEHLVIGAAVTHAELTSDPLVADHAPLLARAARQIGSQRIRNRGTIGGSVAHGDAAAELPMSCHVLEADYRVESATGAELRPAGPFSLGYYQTDLAPGELVTAIRVPLRPQHGWGFREYSRRAGDFALASAAAGVRLEGDRIAEVAIAVTGAADRPTRLSGLERSLVGQSVASAVRSVAGLARELTVADDPYCAGADRGRLIEVMVERALRDACAEVRKEQS; via the coding sequence ATGTCCGACGTCCTCACCACGATGGCCTACGAGCGCGCGCGCAGCGTTCCCGAGGCGCTCGTGCTGCTCGCGGAGGGCGGCGAGGACGCGCGCCCGATCTCGGGGGGCCAGAGCCTCGTGCCCATGATGAACCTCGGTCTCGCCGCGCCGGCGTTCCTCGTCGACGTCTCGACCATCCCGGCGCTGCGCACCCTCGCGATCGAGGGCGAGCATCTCGTCATCGGCGCCGCGGTGACCCACGCCGAGCTCACCAGCGATCCGCTGGTCGCCGATCATGCTCCCCTGCTGGCCCGCGCCGCCCGGCAGATCGGGAGTCAGCGGATCCGCAACCGCGGCACCATCGGCGGCTCGGTCGCCCACGGAGACGCGGCTGCCGAGCTCCCGATGAGCTGTCACGTGCTCGAGGCGGACTACCGGGTCGAGAGCGCGACCGGCGCCGAGCTGCGGCCGGCGGGCCCCTTCTCGCTCGGCTACTACCAGACCGACCTGGCCCCGGGGGAGCTGGTGACCGCGATCCGGGTGCCGTTGCGGCCCCAGCACGGCTGGGGCTTCCGGGAGTACTCCCGGCGCGCCGGTGACTTCGCGCTGGCCTCCGCCGCCGCGGGGGTCCGACTGGAGGGCGACCGGATCGCTGAGGTGGCGATCGCCGTCACGGGAGCCGCCGACCGGCCGACGCGCCTGAGCGGGCTGGAGCGGAGCCTCGTCGGGCAGAGCGTTGCGTCGGCCGTGCGCTCGGTCGCGGGGCTGGCCCGCGAGCTGACCGTGGCCGACGACCCCTACTGCGCCGGCGCGGACCGCGGCCGGCTGATCGAGGTGATGGTGGAGCGGGCCCTGCGCGACGCCTGCGCCGAGGTGAGGAAGGAGCAGTCGTGA
- a CDS encoding RidA family protein → MSATRGPAPLGAYTQTITAAGLCFVSGQVPVDGDGRHSTEVADQAEQVFTNLAACLADVGLTMADVVSLTTFLCEIADGPTVSSVRGRFFGDHRPTSTVVEVSGLLDPAWRLEVQAIAVTRDQD, encoded by the coding sequence ATGAGCGCGACCCGCGGCCCGGCGCCGCTCGGCGCCTACACCCAGACGATCACCGCCGCCGGACTGTGCTTCGTCTCCGGCCAGGTGCCTGTCGACGGCGACGGCCGGCACAGCACGGAGGTGGCCGATCAGGCGGAGCAGGTGTTCACGAACCTGGCGGCCTGCCTGGCGGATGTCGGCCTCACGATGGCCGATGTCGTGTCCCTCACGACCTTCCTCTGCGAGATCGCCGACGGTCCCACGGTGTCGTCGGTGCGCGGTCGGTTCTTCGGGGACCACCGGCCGACCAGCACGGTGGTCGAGGTCTCCGGCCTCCTCGACCCGGCATGGCGCCTGGAGGTCCAGGCGATCGCCGTGACCCGCGACCAGGACTAG